The DNA window CCAGATATCTTCGCTTATGTTTTCTTCTTTGTTACTTTTCATTTTACGAAGCATATCAAAAGAAGCATTACGCATTACTGTGTAAACCCATGTAGTAGCCGCACCCTTGTCGCTATTATACAGGTGGGCTTTACGCCACACTGACGTAAGTGTTTCTTGCACTAATTCCATTGCTTGGGCTTCTACACCAAACTGCTTTATGCCAAAGCGTTTGATTTTTGGTGCGAAATACTCAAACAAGTACGCGAATGATTTTTTATCGCGAGATTGAGCAACATTAACTAATGCTTCCCTGAGTTCCGTACTTGGCGTTTCTGGCATGGCAGCGTACTTACCTGTGTTAGGTTCACAACGTAGTGATTGTTGTTGACTTACCATAGTAAAATGTCCCGTTATTGCTTTAGTAGATACCATTACGAGCAAAGATTATAAGCGGATCATAATTATTTTAGGCAAATTCGTTATTAATCACAGTATGGAGGAAACTGAGCAAGTTATCAAAGTTAGTCTCAAATGCAAGTTGTTGTTTTTTCTCTATAGAAATGGGGAGTAATTCAAGCCATCGTGCAACAATCCACGTGAGCTGATTAAATTTGGTAGTTTTGTACAGCGATTGCAAATCGGGGTTATTTGCAAAGACTTCTTCCAGTGCCACTTGTAAAAGGTGGTGCTGACCAATTTCGTGGTTATCTTTGTTATACCAATACGGTGTGTTGCAAGCGGATACATCACCGTGGCGAAGTTCCTGCTCATCTTGATACACGTTATCTATTTGTACACTTTTCGATGCAAAAACATCAATCAATAGCATACCGCTTTCGTCTTGATCAAAGTCAATCACATCCATTAAGCAACCTTGGGCACTTATGTTCAAAGGGGTGTCATGCTCAAACGTACATAAAACAAAACCGCTACTGGTTTTTAATGCGTTTTTTACCATCGTTAAATAACGAGGCTCAAATATGCGTAATCGCGTATAGCCTTCAGGTAGTATAAATATAGGTAATGGGAAAATCGCACGTTTCATAAAGTCTACTTCTTTCAAACACTCTGCCTTTATTTACGTGCGCTTTATTCAAGTCGATCAGCTTTAGTTACATCGATTGCTTTACAGGGTAAATGCATCTACTAATTTAACCTCGTTCCCACATTTTTTATCATGTAAACCAAGTAATAAACACTTAGTATACTTGCCACAGGCGCCAACATAATGGCTAATAGTTCGAACTCACTGTTCATTACTTTATTCCCTTTTTTTACTGCTTTGGTTGTGCTTTTACTACACGTTGTTTTTCATCCATGTTGTTATTATTAACTACAGGATTAGTTTCAAGTAAGCCATCAAGGATGAGCTGCGCATCAAAAGAAACGGCTTCCTTAACTGACTTTTCAAGCTCATTGCTTGCTTGTGATACATAAGTAGACACTGTTTTAGTTAGCATATCTGTAATATTTAAATCGACTTCTGTCGCGTTAACCTGAGTTGAGCCTAATACAAGTAAGCTAGCGATTGTCATGTTGATTGAAGTTTTCATAATGGTATTCCTTGTTTGTTTATTGGTTAGTACACTTAGTTACTATCAAGGGCTATGCCATAAAGAAAAAAATAGTTAAGTTATTGTTTTTAAATTAAATAAAATAATAAAAATGAAAAACTTAAAATCTAAATTAGTAAATTTGACCAACAATTTAAAAAATAAAACCAAATAATAGTGTGTTTGTTAATGCTCAGTAAATTAAGGGAGTTATTTCTCAATTGAAAATTCTAGCGTACACGCGTACACTGAAAACAATCTAGTTAAGTGGTAGGATCTGTTATGTCTGTTGAAGCCCCCTATTCTAAAAAAGAAGAGCTGTTAAATGTTATTAGTCATGCTTTAGGTATTGTATTTGCTGCTTTTGTTTTTTGGGATTTAGTTAAACAAACTAACAGTGTTAAAAGTTATGCAAGTACTTTGATATATGGCAGTAGCTTATTTATTTTATTTTTATCTTCAACGCTTTATCACGCCAGTGTGCGCCCTAGGTTGAGAGCGTTTTACAAAAAATGTGATCATTGCGCCATCTATTTATTGATTGCAGGCACCTACACGCCCTTTTTGTTGCTGTCGTTATCTGGGCTCTGGTCTTGGGCTACCTTAGTCTTTATCTGGGCGGTAGCGTTTGCAGGCATCGCTTATAAACTACTGGTTAAAAATGGCAATAAAAAGGTGTCGCTGGCTACCTATTTATTAATGGGGTGGTTTGCATTGGCCATTGTATATCCACTTTATTTACACGTGCCTATCAATGCACTTTACTGGCTATTAGCTGGCGGCGTATTTTATAGTGTAGGTACTGTGTTTTACAGCGCTAAAAGTACTCAATATAGCCATGCTATTTGGCACCTCTTTGTTATTGGTGGATGCGTCAGCCATTACATTGCCATTACCCGCTATGTGTATTAAGCAACAATACACATAGTCTTTTTAAATATCCCCTCATTACCTGCGTTTTTAACTAATACCCTGCAAATGTACTTATTAATAACAAAGTATAACAAAATCTATCTCATGATCTAAAACCTGTTTGCTATACTGTTTCTAGGAACTTAAAACGCCATTGATTTAAATGGACGCGGCTCATACCAAATCGCTTAATTAAGTATTATTGCGGGTTGGTATCAAACAACGCTAGGTGTTATTAATATTGTCATTATCTAAAACACGCCCACAAATATTAAGCTTGTTTATCTATGCAAGACTGGTGTTGATCACTTTTTTAATGTCAACGCTTGCCGCTGTGTATTCAATTTACTTACTTGATCAATACATTTATCAGCAGAAGCAAATCTCTATTAGAGAGGTTTCAGGTAGTTACGTAAACCACATTAGAAATAACCTAAATCAAGCGCTTTCTGCCGCCTACCCAATTGCGGCCTTAATTCGTACTCAAAATGGTAAAACAGAAGGCTTTGAAGAGCTTGCATCTGAAATGTTAGCGCTCTACCCTGGCCTTGCAGCTTTACAGCTTCACAAAAACGGTATCCTTACACACGTAGTGCCACTCAAAGGCAATGAAAGCGCCATAGGAAATAATGTATTAGAAAATCCACTGCGAACTCAAGAGGCCTTTTTGGCCAAAAAAACCGGGAAATTAACCCTTGCAGGGCCGTTTGAGTTATTTCAAGGAGGAATGGGGGCTGCTGCTAGGTTACCTGTCTATCTTGACACTCAAGACGGTAATAAGTTTTGGGGGTTTGCTACTGCGCTTATACGCTTTCCTGATATTCTCCAAAGCGTTAACTTAGCACAACTGCCACAGGCAGGTATTGGCTATGAGCTTTCAAAAGTCATGCCCAATACAAATGATGTGCAAATTATTGTTACCTCAAAAAACCAAAAAATAAAAAATACTGTCGACTTTAATATACAAGTACCAAATGGGGTTTGGGTATTTAAAACTTATCCTATCAATGGCTGGAAAGATAGTAGCATGCTGTTATTTGGTGTTGCCATTGCAACCCTGTTCATCTTTTTAACCACAGTCACTGCTTATTTAGTGACTCGCTTAAGAGCCAGTCACCTAAAACTAGAAAAAAAAGTAACGCAACGTACTCATGCACTACAAAATAATATTAAAGCACTTACCGATACCGAAAGACGGCTTCTTCTGAGTCAAAAAGTAGGTGGAATTGCGACTTGGGAATGGGATATAAAAACCAATATAATCCGTTTTTCTGAACATGGTATTAGATTAATAAACGGCAATGTTAAACAACTAGAAATGACTAAAAATGAATACCTGGCCATTATTTACCCTGATGATCGTGCCGATATCATAAAAAATATAGAACAGTGCATTGACGATGCAAAGGAATATAATGTTGATCATCGTATTGTTAATAAACGTGGCAAAATTCGTTGGTTTAATACCAAAGGAACACTCGTAAGAGATAATCAAGGTAGTGCAGTCACTATGTTGGGTGTATCAATCGATATTACTGAGAGAAAGTTAATTGAAGAAAAGCTGCACTTATCCTCACGCGTATTTAGAGATACCCATGAAGGCATTATCATTACCGATGTAAATCGTCATATTGTTGATGTTAACCCTGCTTTTTGTCGGATAACTGGTTATAGCCATGAAGAGGTCATTGGTCGCACCCCTGCATTTTTAAACTCAGGTAAACAATCAGACTCTTTCTATAAGGATATGTGGCTACAATTAAATAAGTTTGGCCATTGGCAAGGGGAGATTTGGAATTGCAAAAAAAATGGTGAATTATATGCAGAGCTACTCACTATTTCTGTGTTAACAGATGATAACGACGTTACCTTTTATTTAGGGATATTTACCGATATAACCCAAGCTAAACGCCAACAAGAGCAACTTAGCCGGATTGCTCATTATGATTTATTAACTAACTTGCCAAACCGTGTGCTGCTTGCCGATAGGCTTAGCCAAACTATGTTGCAATGCCGTCGTCATAACAATTCATTGGCTGTGGTGTTTCTAGATTTAGATGGATTTAAACAAGTAAATGACTCACATGGCCATGATATTGGCGATAAGTTACTTGTTGCAATTTCTATCCGTTTAAAAGATGCACTGCGTGAAGGTGATAGCTTAGCCCGTATTGGTGGCGATGAATTTGTTGGCGTATTAACTAATCTAGAATCAATTGCCGATTGCGTTCCTGTGCTCGAGCGGCTATTAGCTGCAGCAGCTAAACCGGTGACAGTGAATGACATTGTCTTAAATGTTTCTGCCAGTATTGGGGTGACCGTATACCCTGAAGATAATTTTGATGCCGATCAACTAATGCGCCATGCAGATCAAGCCATGTATATAGCTAAACAAATGGGCAAAAACCGCTATCACTTATTTGATACTAGCCAAGGTGATACCGTTAAGACACAGCAAAAAGGCATAACGCTTATTCGTGAGGCCTTAGCTAACAATTGGTTTGTACTTTATTATCAACCTAAGGTTGATATGCGAACCGGCGATATGATTGGCGTAGAGGCGTTAATACGCTTGCAACATCCCGAGCGTGGCTTACTAAGCCCTATCGAGTTTTTACCAGCCATTGAAAACAATCAACTAATGATAGACGTTGGCGAGTGGGTTATTGATACCGCCTTGACTCAAATTAATCAATGGCAATCATTAACGCCAAGTTTAACTATAAAAGTGAGTGTTAATGTTGCTGCAGTACAATTACAACAACCTGAATTTACTTCAAAGTTAACTGAATTACTATTGGCGCACCCACAAGTGAATGCAACCAATTTAGAGCTAGAAGTGCTAGAAACCAGTGCACTGAGCGATGTGACCCATGTATCTAAAACTATGCAAGATTGTAAAGCGTTAGGGGTTGATTTTTCGTTGGATGATTTTGGTACCGGTTACTCCTCACTCACATACTTGAGACGTTTACCTGCAAGCTTAATAAAGATAGATCAAAGCTTCATTAGAGATATGCTGGAAGATTCAGACGACTTAGCAATAGTAAAAGGCGTTATTGCACTGGCTAAATCATTTAAACGCAAGGTAATTGCTGAGGGGGTAGAAACGCCTGAGCATGCAGCAACTCTTATGCTTCTTGGCTGTCATTTAGCACAAGGTTATGGCATTGCCAAACCCATGAAAGCTGAGGATATTCCTATTTGGTTAAACGAATGGACTGCTGATGAAATTTGGGCTTTAACTGACTTACATAAAATGGATAGTTAGTTTATTGCCAGCGGTGTTTTGCCATATTAATTCGTTGATTGTTAAAAGTAACGCCCTCAGAAAGTAGCTTTTCTCGTTGCGTTTGATACTGCGCACTGCCCTGTGCAAACGCTATTTTACCTTGACTGTTAACCACTCTATGCCAAGGGATCGTCGAATCTTTTGCCATCTCTTTTAATAAACGACCTACCAACCTAGCATTATTAGGATACCCCGCAAGCGCAGCTACTTGGCCATAACTGGCAACACAGCCTTTAGGTATACTGGCTATGATAGTGTAAATAACCGTTTCTTTATTAACGTCCATTCTTGTTTAAGTACTCCTGGCTGAGTAATTCAAATTGTTGCCAAATTTTGCGCGCAACAGGCCCATGGTGCATAGCATGTTGACGAAAAGCTCTAATTTGTGCGCTAAATTGATGCTCTCTGTCGGTAACAATGATTTGCTGTAATGAGCCCGCGGCAATTTCTTTTTTACAATGACCTAAACTCATCATTGCCCAACCCGCTCCTGAAAGTAAAAACGACTTTAAGGTAGATATGTCATCTATTTTCATAACCGCAGCCCCTTTCGAATAAGAAAGCCTGTCACTGTCGATACTCAAGCCACTTTCAAACATCGCCAAACACGGATAAAGCTGTAATTCATCATAGCTAAGCTGCTTAGGTAAAACCCCTTTAGCACCCACGATACCAATATCTAATTTACCTATAGGTAAACTTTCCAAATCGCCCGTAGCATGAAATAAATCAAACCATGGCCCAATTCCAAGCTCGGCTTGACCGGTATTCACTTGCTCTAAAGATACAAACCGCTTTCCACTGGTTAAACGAAACTCTGTGCTCGAAAAATGCTTAAAAGTATTACTTATGATCTGGTTATAACTTTGCACATGGCAAATTTGCTCGTAGCAGACTCTGTATTGTGCTTCATTGCCTAATGCCAGCTCTGTTGCGAGCTGAGTAAGCTGATCGTTAGCGGTTAACAAATGTTTAGCCTCTCGGTGAAAAATACGCCCTTTTTCGGTGAGTTGTAAACGGTATTTAGAACGATCCAGCAGGTCAAAGCCTAACTTAGACTCTAAGTTTTTAATCGCCAATGTTAACGCCGGTTGCGTTTTATGTAGCTTTAATGCCGCTCCACTCAAACTCGCGCTTTGTACAATAGCATCTAATATTTGTAATTGATTAAGTTTCATTGGCCACACAACACATCATAAGTAAAACTTATTGAGTTTCTAAAATTTAATGAATTTTATTTTATATGTTTGCAGCGTATGCTGCACTGACTTATTTAGCCTTTTTTTATCATGGAGATATCATGCCACTGTTTCGCTTATGTTTACTATCTGCGACATTACTAAGTTTAATAGGTTGCTCGGAGCCCGAAAAAGTAGTTAAAGAAGCGCCTATTCGCCCCGTTAAATTATTTAGTATTGGCCATGATTCGCAAACAAACATTCGGAGCTTCCCTGCAGAGGTGGTTGCAAACCAAGGCTCTTATCTTGCTTTTAGGGTCAATGGTGAACTGATTGAGTTTCCTGTTCTAGCTGGTGAACAAGTTAAAAAAGGGCAACTATTGGCTAAATTAGACCCTGAAGATTTTCAATTGCAATATAACGAGCGTAAAGCACGATATGAACTAGCTAAGTCGCAGCTGAAACGAATAAAGCAGCTGTTTGAAAAAAATATCACCAGTCAATCAGAGCTTGACCAAGCAGTTGCTAATGAGCAGGTCGCCGAATCAGCCTTTAAAATTGCAGAAACAAACTTAGAATATAGCGAACTCCGTGCACCGTTTGCAGGCATTGTGGCTAAAGTGTTTGTAAAAAACTTTGAGAGTATTCAGGCTAAACAGAATGTTCTGCGTTTAG is part of the Pseudoalteromonas sp. DL-6 genome and encodes:
- a CDS encoding sigma-70 family RNA polymerase sigma factor: MVSQQQSLRCEPNTGKYAAMPETPSTELREALVNVAQSRDKKSFAYLFEYFAPKIKRFGIKQFGVEAQAMELVQETLTSVWRKAHLYNSDKGAATTWVYTVMRNASFDMLRKMKSNKEENISEDIWPLLNESEDTNHEYSDHLEDQQIKRYLDKLPQAQREVVRGVYFQDMSQEQLAQQLNIPVGTVKSRLRLALQKLRNEMGDQHD
- a CDS encoding hemolysin III family protein, with product MSVEAPYSKKEELLNVISHALGIVFAAFVFWDLVKQTNSVKSYASTLIYGSSLFILFLSSTLYHASVRPRLRAFYKKCDHCAIYLLIAGTYTPFLLLSLSGLWSWATLVFIWAVAFAGIAYKLLVKNGNKKVSLATYLLMGWFALAIVYPLYLHVPINALYWLLAGGVFYSVGTVFYSAKSTQYSHAIWHLFVIGGCVSHYIAITRYVY
- a CDS encoding efflux RND transporter periplasmic adaptor subunit; the encoded protein is MPLFRLCLLSATLLSLIGCSEPEKVVKEAPIRPVKLFSIGHDSQTNIRSFPAEVVANQGSYLAFRVNGELIEFPVLAGEQVKKGQLLAKLDPEDFQLQYNERKARYELAKSQLKRIKQLFEKNITSQSELDQAVANEQVAESAFKIAETNLEYSELRAPFAGIVAKVFVKNFESIQAKQNVLRLETRDFMDVEIQVPEKIVARIQKDTQYQPMVEFDGYHDKQYKLTLKEWDTQADPATLTYKVVFSLPVPKDFNLLAGMSGQVVIDLSKVTRSQTPYTILPIESVFSDPNKSLSDNAYVWVFNQQTSTVHKQAVNVGQLHHDTIEVLSGVKEGQLVVSAGVHSLKEGMSVRPWNKERGL
- a CDS encoding MGMT family protein — its product is MDVNKETVIYTIIASIPKGCVASYGQVAALAGYPNNARLVGRLLKEMAKDSTIPWHRVVNSQGKIAFAQGSAQYQTQREKLLSEGVTFNNQRINMAKHRWQ
- a CDS encoding LysR family transcriptional regulator, translating into MKLNQLQILDAIVQSASLSGAALKLHKTQPALTLAIKNLESKLGFDLLDRSKYRLQLTEKGRIFHREAKHLLTANDQLTQLATELALGNEAQYRVCYEQICHVQSYNQIISNTFKHFSSTEFRLTSGKRFVSLEQVNTGQAELGIGPWFDLFHATGDLESLPIGKLDIGIVGAKGVLPKQLSYDELQLYPCLAMFESGLSIDSDRLSYSKGAAVMKIDDISTLKSFLLSGAGWAMMSLGHCKKEIAAGSLQQIIVTDREHQFSAQIRAFRQHAMHHGPVARKIWQQFELLSQEYLNKNGR
- a CDS encoding EAL domain-containing protein, with protein sequence MSLSKTRPQILSLFIYARLVLITFLMSTLAAVYSIYLLDQYIYQQKQISIREVSGSYVNHIRNNLNQALSAAYPIAALIRTQNGKTEGFEELASEMLALYPGLAALQLHKNGILTHVVPLKGNESAIGNNVLENPLRTQEAFLAKKTGKLTLAGPFELFQGGMGAAARLPVYLDTQDGNKFWGFATALIRFPDILQSVNLAQLPQAGIGYELSKVMPNTNDVQIIVTSKNQKIKNTVDFNIQVPNGVWVFKTYPINGWKDSSMLLFGVAIATLFIFLTTVTAYLVTRLRASHLKLEKKVTQRTHALQNNIKALTDTERRLLLSQKVGGIATWEWDIKTNIIRFSEHGIRLINGNVKQLEMTKNEYLAIIYPDDRADIIKNIEQCIDDAKEYNVDHRIVNKRGKIRWFNTKGTLVRDNQGSAVTMLGVSIDITERKLIEEKLHLSSRVFRDTHEGIIITDVNRHIVDVNPAFCRITGYSHEEVIGRTPAFLNSGKQSDSFYKDMWLQLNKFGHWQGEIWNCKKNGELYAELLTISVLTDDNDVTFYLGIFTDITQAKRQQEQLSRIAHYDLLTNLPNRVLLADRLSQTMLQCRRHNNSLAVVFLDLDGFKQVNDSHGHDIGDKLLVAISIRLKDALREGDSLARIGGDEFVGVLTNLESIADCVPVLERLLAAAAKPVTVNDIVLNVSASIGVTVYPEDNFDADQLMRHADQAMYIAKQMGKNRYHLFDTSQGDTVKTQQKGITLIREALANNWFVLYYQPKVDMRTGDMIGVEALIRLQHPERGLLSPIEFLPAIENNQLMIDVGEWVIDTALTQINQWQSLTPSLTIKVSVNVAAVQLQQPEFTSKLTELLLAHPQVNATNLELEVLETSALSDVTHVSKTMQDCKALGVDFSLDDFGTGYSSLTYLRRLPASLIKIDQSFIRDMLEDSDDLAIVKGVIALAKSFKRKVIAEGVETPEHAATLMLLGCHLAQGYGIAKPMKAEDIPIWLNEWTADEIWALTDLHKMDS
- a CDS encoding LON peptidase substrate-binding domain-containing protein, which encodes MKRAIFPLPIFILPEGYTRLRIFEPRYLTMVKNALKTSSGFVLCTFEHDTPLNISAQGCLMDVIDFDQDESGMLLIDVFASKSVQIDNVYQDEQELRHGDVSACNTPYWYNKDNHEIGQHHLLQVALEEVFANNPDLQSLYKTTKFNQLTWIVARWLELLPISIEKKQQLAFETNFDNLLSFLHTVINNEFA